A single window of Camelus ferus isolate YT-003-E chromosome 7, BCGSAC_Cfer_1.0, whole genome shotgun sequence DNA harbors:
- the LOC102508565 gene encoding LOW QUALITY PROTEIN: 60S ribosomal protein L4-like (The sequence of the model RefSeq protein was modified relative to this genomic sequence to represent the inferred CDS: substituted 1 base at 1 genomic stop codon), with the protein MACTRPLISVYSEKGESSGKNVTLPAVFKAPIRPDIVNFVHTNLHKNNRQPYAVSELAGHQTSAESWGTGRAVARIPRVRGGGTHCSGQGAFGNMCRGGRMFAPTKTWRRWHRRVNTTQKRYAICPALAASALSVLVMSKGHRIEEVPELPLVVEDKIESYKKTKEAVLLLKKLKAXNDIKKVYASQQMRAGKGKMRNRCRIQCRGPCIIYNEDNGIIKAFRNIPGITLLNISKLNILKLAPGGHVGHFWHLD; encoded by the coding sequence ATGGCGTGTACTCGCCCACTGATATCAGTGTACTCTGAAAAGGGGGAGTCATCTGGCAAAAATGTCACTTTGCCTGCCGTGTTCAAGGCTCCTATTCGACCAGATATTGTGAACTTTGTTCACACCAACTTGCACAAAAACAACAGACAGCCCTATGCTGTCAGTGAATTAGCAGGTCATCAAACCAGTGCTGAGTCTTGGGGTACTGGCAGAGCTGTAGCTCGAATCCCCAGGGTTCGAGGTGGTGGGACTCACTGCTCTGGCCAGGGTGCTTTTGGAAATATGTGTCGTGGGGGGCGCATGTTTGCACCAACCAAGACTTGGCGACGTTGGCACCGGAGAGTCAACACAACGCAGAAGCGATATGCCATCTGCCCTGCACTGGCTGCCTCGGCCTTATCAGTGCTGGTCATGTCTAAAGGTCATCGTATTGAGGAAGTTCCTGAACTTCCCTTGGTGGTTGAAGATAAAATTGAAAGCTACAAGAAGACCAAGGAGGCTGTTTTACTTCTGAAGAAACTTAAGGCATAGAATGATATCAAAAAGGTCTATGCCTCTCAGCAAATGAGAGCGGGCAAAGGCAAAATGAGAAACCGGTGCCGTATCCAGTGCAGGGGACCCTGCATCATCTATAATGAGGACAATGGTATCATCAAGGCCTTCAGAAACATCCCTGGAATTACTCTGCTTAACATAAGCAAGCTGAACATTTTGAAACTTGCTCCTGGTGGGCATGTGGGGCATTTCTGGCATTTGGACTGA